The proteins below come from a single Halobacillus salinarum genomic window:
- a CDS encoding divergent PAP2 family protein, whose protein sequence is MQNMNRGIITALSAIGLAQALKIVTHKRLTGKWDVKQVATTGGMPSSHSAGVSALAAYIGANRGSRHTETALAAVFGVIVMYDAQGIRRHTGEIARLVNDLEDNFVTIAQDFPALQFQEREKELKELLGHQPLEVLGGAIFGTILGLISAKFENK, encoded by the coding sequence ATGCAGAACATGAACAGAGGAATAATTACTGCCCTATCAGCGATCGGGCTTGCTCAAGCACTCAAAATCGTAACCCATAAACGGTTAACCGGAAAATGGGACGTCAAGCAGGTAGCAACGACCGGCGGCATGCCAAGCTCTCATTCGGCGGGAGTATCAGCGCTCGCTGCTTACATTGGTGCGAATAGAGGCTCAAGACACACAGAAACGGCGCTGGCAGCAGTCTTCGGTGTTATTGTTATGTACGACGCGCAGGGCATCAGGCGTCACACAGGAGAAATCGCCAGGCTTGTAAACGATTTGGAAGATAATTTCGTTACGATTGCACAGGACTTTCCCGCCTTGCAATTTCAAGAAAGGGAAAAAGAATTAAAGGAGCTTTTAGGCCACCAGCCACTGGAAGTTCTCGGAGGCGCCATATTCGGAACCATTTTAGGTTTGATTTCCGCCAAGTTTGAAAATAAATGA
- a CDS encoding cell wall-binding repeat-containing protein, which yields MKKSGTRIAVVSLVLLLIFSSFSNSVFAMTSPKAAADVSDWSFSAFGSNTGTDKNPPAVVNQDGSVTIDASGGKIASSEEGLSYYFTKLSAGDNFELHATVHADHYSPDSQRAFGLMIRDQVGENGDSSKHSSNYAAVGALDDAMRGFTSTGDLNKLAPFEDSPAPATDGTYELTLRKSGDTFVMTSNGESETIELDQPFSDDIYAGLFVARNGTVTFSDVSLNVADKQVKSLQVDASQMKKEYLVDEPLDISGLEVTAVYEDNSEEKLTDDDYIVTGFDSSKPGTNTITIHYNGAEETVDLSIKELQLTGMEVKYYPAKTNYYLQDTFDPLGLVVTGNYEDGYQTNELTKEQYSIFINGEEISDSGYIFEQPGKQTVTLQSKQNPDVKTTFSVQVKNEQLDSLEIKHAPTKQLYFLGDPLDLDGLIVEAHYTDGVSERVPKDQLKTSSFDSSTTGDKKVEMTYKDKQASFTVHVKKKELQGLEVSEYPQTTYQKGESFNQDGLVVSKVYDNGDKEMLNESEYEVSTADYDASTMGVYPIQINPSSSTLSSISFDVTVREKQNYQWKTIEFGQSTDPETNYVEKLEDGSVHIVAEPGAGKITGDHDGITFYYTEIDADQDNFTLSADIQVNEYAKSPHHDGQESFGMMARDAIGTEGNSNVFASNIAAVGGFSGGTQDPNGTQFFIRSGVSSPDGAGSNGIEKVMLNDEKPTTSNTYPAKNYHLTLSKTNSGFSGQFNDGDQPMFFTPELLQVQDDKVYVGFYTARLADIEVSNMDFNVTAEATDPPKVTPPESPVEPEFDVVSRTKTSDSDYELLLKANADGVVKVKKGQEIIARDEPVKKGEIKSVPAQLDENKDTNFSVTFLPDDTQNLTSYTKQVKNVTVAMKTFANGEAIHVSPSGQDSGDGTESSPLDLDTAVEFVQPGQKIIVKDGTYVRNGKLEIAKYNDGKKDAMKSLVAEKGARPVIDFDKQTEGVILSGDYWHVKGIDFARTAGNTKGFVVGGSHNIVEQSRFYENGDTGLQISRTDNSESIEDWPSDNFILNSESFDNRDPSDNNGDGFAAKLTAGTGNVFRGCISHNNIDDGWDLYTKAGSGAIGPVLIEDSIAYENGKLTDGTVGDGDKNGFKLGGEGINVHHVIRNSIAFNNGAVGITSNSNPGIIAENNKSYNNAGGNLDFSTYSNIEEDFKIDGFVSYQKDYDAKDIYPDELASNENFFFNGQVSRNKSGRTLTENDFVSLDPNLPFEREEQGEILTGDFLKVQFAPVRLAGKDRYETAIEVSKQGFKKADTVVIARGDEFADALAGAPLAYKENAPILLSHTDYLNQKVRKEISRLGAKNAIMLGGPNALDEFVKYQLQGLGLHVERVYGKTRYKTATNIAARLDGNPEKAIVVNGSKFPDALAAAPFAAKQGYPILLAKQGSLPQSTKWALEGINESIVVGGEGVVGGDVYKQLPNPTRYSGTTRYKTAAVVMNELEDDTSQTAFVSTGEEFADALTGAVLAAKQNAAMTLVKEDTVPKEVQQAYNRLPIKYLYILGGRNAVSDQAVDQLQK from the coding sequence ATGAAAAAAAGTGGAACGAGGATAGCGGTCGTTAGTTTAGTGCTGCTCTTAATTTTTTCAAGCTTTTCTAATTCCGTTTTTGCTATGACAAGCCCAAAAGCAGCAGCGGATGTATCAGATTGGAGCTTCAGTGCCTTCGGGTCTAACACAGGTACGGATAAAAATCCGCCGGCGGTCGTGAATCAGGATGGCTCTGTCACGATCGATGCTTCGGGTGGAAAAATTGCGAGCAGTGAGGAAGGTCTGTCTTATTATTTTACGAAGTTGTCTGCAGGGGATAACTTTGAACTGCATGCCACTGTTCATGCCGACCATTACAGTCCCGACAGTCAGCGTGCCTTCGGATTGATGATTCGTGATCAAGTCGGTGAGAACGGCGATTCGAGTAAGCATTCCTCCAACTATGCTGCCGTCGGTGCGCTTGATGATGCGATGAGAGGCTTTACAAGCACGGGTGATTTAAATAAACTTGCTCCTTTCGAGGACAGCCCTGCACCTGCGACGGATGGAACGTATGAGCTTACGCTTCGCAAATCGGGCGATACGTTTGTCATGACGTCAAACGGAGAGAGTGAGACCATTGAGCTCGATCAACCGTTTTCTGACGACATTTATGCCGGACTGTTCGTCGCTCGTAATGGAACGGTGACGTTTAGTGATGTGTCTTTAAATGTCGCTGACAAACAGGTCAAATCTCTTCAGGTAGATGCCAGTCAAATGAAAAAGGAATACTTAGTGGATGAACCGCTCGATATAAGCGGGCTTGAAGTGACCGCTGTTTATGAGGATAACAGCGAGGAGAAGCTCACAGACGACGATTACATTGTGACCGGTTTTGACAGCAGTAAGCCTGGTACCAATACGATAACCATCCATTACAACGGTGCTGAGGAAACCGTTGACTTATCAATCAAAGAACTGCAATTAACAGGGATGGAAGTGAAATACTACCCCGCGAAAACGAACTACTATTTACAAGACACCTTTGACCCGCTCGGCCTTGTGGTCACGGGAAACTACGAGGATGGCTACCAGACGAATGAGCTGACAAAGGAACAGTACTCCATTTTTATTAATGGTGAAGAAATCAGTGATTCAGGGTACATATTCGAGCAGCCTGGAAAGCAAACGGTAACCCTGCAATCGAAACAGAACCCTGATGTGAAAACGACGTTCTCAGTCCAAGTGAAAAATGAGCAGCTGGACTCGCTGGAAATCAAGCATGCCCCGACGAAGCAGCTGTATTTCTTAGGGGATCCATTAGATCTGGATGGTCTGATCGTCGAAGCCCATTACACGGATGGGGTGAGCGAACGCGTTCCTAAAGATCAATTGAAAACCTCATCTTTTGATTCCAGTACTACGGGAGATAAGAAGGTGGAAATGACTTATAAAGACAAGCAGGCAAGCTTTACCGTTCATGTGAAGAAAAAGGAATTACAAGGACTGGAGGTCAGTGAATATCCACAAACCACTTATCAAAAAGGGGAATCCTTTAACCAAGATGGTTTAGTCGTTTCAAAGGTTTATGATAACGGAGATAAAGAGATGTTAAATGAGTCGGAGTACGAGGTGTCTACTGCTGATTATGATGCGTCTACAATGGGTGTTTACCCGATTCAGATCAATCCTTCAAGCAGTACACTTTCCTCCATTTCCTTTGATGTAACCGTAAGAGAGAAGCAGAATTATCAATGGAAAACGATTGAATTTGGCCAATCCACTGACCCGGAAACGAACTACGTGGAAAAATTGGAGGATGGAAGCGTCCATATCGTTGCCGAACCGGGGGCCGGAAAAATTACCGGCGACCATGATGGGATCACTTTTTACTATACGGAAATCGATGCGGACCAAGATAACTTCACACTCTCTGCAGATATTCAAGTGAATGAGTATGCCAAAAGCCCTCATCATGACGGGCAGGAGTCTTTTGGAATGATGGCACGAGACGCCATAGGGACAGAAGGAAATTCAAATGTGTTCGCTTCCAACATTGCAGCTGTTGGTGGTTTTAGCGGCGGCACGCAGGATCCTAATGGCACGCAGTTCTTTATCCGCTCCGGCGTCAGCTCACCGGACGGAGCAGGAAGCAATGGCATTGAAAAAGTCATGCTGAATGACGAAAAGCCGACGACTTCCAATACGTATCCTGCGAAAAACTATCACCTGACTTTAAGCAAAACAAACAGCGGCTTTTCCGGGCAGTTCAATGACGGAGATCAGCCCATGTTCTTTACCCCGGAGCTTCTTCAAGTCCAGGATGATAAAGTTTATGTCGGCTTTTATACGGCACGGCTAGCGGACATTGAAGTCAGCAACATGGATTTTAACGTGACAGCTGAAGCAACGGACCCGCCAAAAGTTACACCACCAGAATCGCCGGTTGAACCTGAATTCGATGTGGTTTCCCGGACAAAAACCTCGGATTCTGATTATGAGCTTTTACTAAAAGCGAACGCCGATGGTGTCGTCAAAGTAAAAAAAGGCCAGGAAATTATAGCGCGGGATGAGCCGGTTAAAAAAGGAGAAATAAAATCCGTACCCGCTCAGTTAGACGAAAACAAGGATACTAATTTCAGCGTCACTTTCCTACCCGACGATACCCAGAACTTGACCTCTTACACAAAGCAGGTTAAAAACGTGACCGTAGCGATGAAAACGTTTGCCAACGGAGAAGCGATTCACGTGTCCCCATCCGGGCAGGATTCCGGAGATGGAACGGAGTCTTCCCCGCTTGATCTGGATACAGCGGTCGAATTCGTTCAGCCTGGCCAGAAAATCATCGTGAAAGACGGGACGTACGTAAGAAACGGCAAGCTGGAAATTGCCAAATACAATGACGGTAAAAAAGACGCCATGAAATCTTTAGTCGCTGAAAAAGGTGCACGGCCAGTCATTGATTTTGACAAGCAGACCGAAGGAGTCATCTTAAGCGGAGATTACTGGCATGTGAAAGGCATAGATTTTGCCAGAACCGCAGGGAACACGAAAGGATTTGTAGTAGGGGGCAGCCACAATATTGTGGAGCAGAGCCGCTTTTATGAAAACGGGGATACCGGACTGCAGATCAGCCGTACGGACAATAGTGAATCGATCGAGGACTGGCCGTCCGATAACTTCATTCTTAATTCGGAGTCGTTTGATAACCGTGATCCTTCCGATAATAACGGGGACGGCTTTGCAGCCAAATTAACCGCAGGCACCGGGAATGTGTTCCGCGGCTGTATTTCCCACAATAACATTGACGATGGCTGGGATCTATACACGAAGGCGGGAAGTGGTGCGATTGGTCCCGTCTTGATTGAAGACAGTATTGCCTATGAAAATGGGAAACTGACCGATGGTACCGTTGGCGATGGTGACAAAAACGGATTTAAATTAGGTGGAGAAGGCATTAATGTTCATCACGTCATCCGTAACAGCATCGCTTTCAATAATGGAGCCGTGGGAATAACGAGCAACAGCAACCCTGGGATTATCGCGGAAAATAACAAATCCTACAACAACGCGGGAGGAAATCTTGATTTCTCTACGTATTCCAACATTGAAGAAGACTTTAAGATTGATGGATTTGTATCCTATCAAAAAGACTACGATGCTAAAGATATTTATCCTGATGAATTAGCCTCAAATGAGAACTTTTTCTTTAACGGCCAAGTAAGCCGGAACAAGTCAGGACGGACGCTTACGGAAAATGATTTTGTGAGCTTGGATCCGAACCTTCCGTTTGAACGAGAGGAGCAAGGAGAGATCCTGACCGGCGATTTCCTTAAGGTCCAGTTTGCTCCTGTCCGGCTGGCTGGAAAAGACCGCTATGAAACAGCGATCGAAGTGTCCAAACAAGGATTTAAGAAGGCGGATACCGTCGTCATTGCCCGCGGCGATGAGTTTGCCGATGCACTGGCCGGCGCACCGCTTGCCTATAAAGAAAATGCGCCGATTTTGTTAAGCCATACCGATTATTTAAATCAAAAGGTTCGAAAGGAAATCTCGCGGCTCGGTGCTAAGAACGCCATTATGCTCGGCGGGCCGAATGCTTTGGACGAATTCGTGAAGTATCAATTACAAGGACTTGGTCTTCACGTGGAACGGGTGTATGGAAAGACGCGTTATAAAACAGCAACGAATATTGCAGCCCGATTAGATGGAAATCCGGAAAAAGCCATCGTCGTTAATGGTTCGAAGTTTCCGGATGCCTTAGCTGCCGCCCCGTTTGCAGCGAAGCAAGGCTACCCGATTTTGCTTGCCAAGCAAGGAAGTCTGCCGCAAAGCACGAAGTGGGCGCTTGAAGGCATAAATGAGTCAATCGTTGTTGGCGGGGAAGGTGTTGTTGGGGGAGATGTATACAAGCAGCTTCCGAATCCGACCCGCTACAGTGGAACGACTCGTTATAAAACGGCAGCGGTCGTGATGAATGAATTAGAAGACGATACAAGTCAGACCGCTTTTGTCAGTACCGGCGAAGAATTCGCAGATGCCTTGACTGGTGCAGTCCTTGCAGCAAAACAAAACGCAGCGATGACTCTCGTCAAAGAGGACACGGTTCCTAAAGAGGTGCAGCAGGCCTATAACCGATTACCGATTAAATATTTGTATATTCTAGGAGGACGGAATGCCGTAAGCGATCAAGCTGTGGACCAATTACAAAAGTAA
- a CDS encoding BglG family transcription antiterminator has product MDKRRAHLLSIIQQSTGPVPTKDLVAKMNVSQRTIYYDLDQINSWLTDQNLEPIESKHGEGLYLPDASRSRLTFHKDEGFDDWQYQLSKQEREVLIKVKIVLDEQAASMQSFMDLTSMSRGTVAKVLKVIKGEFKQAGLKLYYQKGSGYRLSGPEEAKRKMLSDILAMIFSHQDWHNVREKVHRMIQPGDGSSSSDADQRLFVRNLLFEAEQKLGLTLTDEMVEILSLQILMVMKRIQLQKYIVLESEEKQVLQQTEAYQAALLITNKLKDLWKVSFPDDEICFITMNLLGSKVQHDDFSRYTERELSGLREVVQRMISDFQLYSCVVFDDKTGLEENLISHIKPTYYRLKYGVKIANDLAESIQENYQDLFHLTKRVMKHLELYVGEPIPDKEAAYITLHFGGWLTKEKKRVETKFRALIVCENGIGTSNMLRTQLENMIAGLNVIQTMSIREYQSIEPNADVIFSTNYIKAKDIPVIHVPAILTNLDKEQVIRRMNDLFHAKQQEKDSTDLLIDVIEKYATIHQKDELKREMVHLLEENTPLTKELRKPMLNELLTEQTIQFKDHVSSWQEAIEIAAEPLVKQQSIRPQYIQAMIDNVNELGPYIVIAPRIAIPHARPEAGVEKLGMSFLRVTEPVYFSEQEKHRAQLVIVLAAIDNQTHLTALAQLTEMLSNENNVEHLISANEAESVIELIHKSVEV; this is encoded by the coding sequence TTGGATAAAAGACGTGCACACTTATTATCCATCATTCAACAATCCACTGGTCCCGTCCCAACGAAAGATTTGGTTGCAAAAATGAATGTATCCCAGCGCACGATCTATTACGACCTTGATCAAATCAACAGTTGGTTAACAGATCAGAACTTAGAGCCTATAGAAAGCAAGCATGGAGAAGGACTTTATCTTCCCGACGCTTCCAGGTCCAGATTAACTTTCCACAAGGATGAAGGCTTTGACGATTGGCAGTATCAATTGTCCAAGCAGGAACGAGAAGTGCTCATTAAAGTGAAAATCGTGTTAGATGAACAGGCTGCTTCGATGCAGAGCTTCATGGATCTTACGAGTATGAGTCGAGGTACAGTCGCAAAGGTTCTTAAAGTCATTAAAGGCGAGTTTAAGCAGGCAGGCCTGAAGCTGTACTATCAAAAAGGCTCGGGCTACCGGTTAAGCGGGCCGGAGGAAGCGAAAAGAAAGATGCTTTCTGATATCCTGGCGATGATCTTTTCCCACCAGGATTGGCACAACGTCCGGGAGAAGGTTCACCGCATGATCCAGCCGGGAGACGGATCTTCGTCCAGCGACGCGGATCAACGGTTATTCGTTAGAAACCTTCTTTTTGAAGCTGAACAAAAATTGGGGCTCACGTTAACGGATGAAATGGTGGAAATTCTTTCGTTACAGATTTTAATGGTTATGAAGCGAATTCAATTACAGAAATATATCGTGCTTGAATCCGAAGAAAAGCAGGTGCTGCAGCAAACCGAGGCCTACCAGGCGGCCTTGCTGATTACGAATAAACTCAAGGATTTATGGAAGGTTTCCTTTCCAGACGATGAGATCTGCTTCATTACTATGAATCTGCTAGGCTCCAAAGTCCAGCATGATGATTTCAGTCGTTATACAGAGCGTGAGCTTTCCGGACTGCGTGAAGTTGTTCAACGGATGATTTCTGATTTTCAATTGTATTCTTGTGTCGTGTTTGATGATAAGACAGGGCTTGAGGAAAACCTGATTTCTCACATTAAGCCTACGTATTACCGTCTGAAGTACGGCGTGAAAATCGCTAATGATCTAGCGGAAAGCATTCAGGAGAATTATCAGGATCTCTTTCACTTAACGAAACGTGTGATGAAGCACCTTGAGCTGTATGTTGGTGAGCCGATCCCTGATAAGGAAGCAGCTTATATCACCCTGCATTTTGGAGGGTGGCTTACGAAAGAGAAAAAGCGGGTCGAAACAAAGTTCAGAGCCCTCATCGTCTGTGAAAATGGGATCGGAACATCGAACATGTTACGGACTCAGCTCGAAAATATGATTGCCGGTCTAAATGTGATCCAAACGATGTCCATCAGGGAATATCAATCCATCGAACCGAACGCGGACGTGATCTTTTCTACCAATTATATTAAGGCCAAGGATATTCCTGTGATCCATGTCCCAGCGATCCTGACCAATCTGGACAAGGAACAGGTCATACGCCGGATGAATGATCTTTTTCATGCAAAGCAGCAGGAGAAGGATTCGACGGACCTGTTGATCGATGTCATCGAAAAATATGCGACCATCCATCAGAAGGATGAACTGAAAAGAGAAATGGTTCATCTTTTAGAAGAAAATACTCCGCTGACAAAGGAGCTGCGTAAGCCTATGCTCAATGAATTATTAACCGAACAAACGATCCAATTCAAAGATCATGTCTCCAGCTGGCAGGAGGCGATCGAAATCGCCGCCGAACCGCTGGTCAAGCAGCAATCGATCCGACCGCAGTATATTCAGGCGATGATCGATAATGTGAATGAATTAGGGCCCTATATTGTCATTGCGCCACGCATTGCGATCCCCCATGCACGGCCCGAAGCGGGAGTCGAAAAACTGGGAATGAGTTTTTTACGGGTAACAGAACCTGTTTATTTCTCAGAACAGGAAAAACATCGGGCTCAGTTAGTCATCGTGCTAGCAGCGATCGATAACCAAACGCACTTGACCGCATTAGCCCAGCTCACTGAAATGTTATCCAATGAAAATAATGTGGAGCATTTAATTTCAGCCAATGAAGCTGAAAGCGTGATTGAATTGATTCATAAATCAGTTGAAGTATAA
- a CDS encoding PTS sugar transporter subunit IIB, producing the protein MKKILVVCGNGLGSSMIVEMNVKAALNEMGKEGEVSHTDLTTAKTEQADIYLGSEDIVGSLEDGNKNVVKLKNLMDKNELREALEKHM; encoded by the coding sequence ATGAAAAAAATCTTAGTCGTATGTGGAAATGGGTTAGGAAGCAGCATGATTGTCGAAATGAACGTGAAAGCTGCCTTGAACGAAATGGGAAAAGAAGGCGAAGTTTCCCACACGGATTTGACGACTGCCAAGACAGAACAAGCGGACATCTACTTAGGATCCGAGGACATCGTGGGCAGTCTGGAAGATGGAAATAAGAATGTGGTGAAACTGAAAAACTTAATGGATAAAAATGAGCTCCGTGAAGCGTTAGAAAAGCACATGTAA
- a CDS encoding PTS ascorbate transporter subunit IIC, translated as MIDLIMKDILGTPAILVGLFALIGLLVQRKNSGDIVSGTLKTVMGFVILGAGANVLVQSLGQFSSMFSEAFSVDGVIPNNEAIVALAQESFGTETAMIMLFGMVVNILLARFSPFKYIFLTGHHTMFMACLIAVILTTGGFSGAALVILGSIILGSLMVLSPAMLQPFTRKVTGSDDFAIGHFGSFGYFVSALVGKAVGKNSKSTEEIKVPKSLSFLRDTSVSVSLTMTILFFVVAGAAGPAFVEGQLSDGQNFLVFAFMQGLTFAAGVYIILAGVRMLLGEIVPAFKGIADKIVPHAKPALDCPAIFPFAGNAVIIGFFFSFIAGLVSMMFLPLLGLKVIVPGLVPHFFTGAAAGVFGNATGGRKGAIFGSMANGLIISFLPALLLPVLGSLGFQGTTFGDADFGVVGIILGNLIRIIESNGIVFAALLILLALLFFLGSRSKAKEKEQNPDVA; from the coding sequence ATGATTGACTTAATAATGAAGGATATTTTAGGAACCCCAGCCATACTAGTCGGTTTATTCGCACTCATCGGGCTCCTTGTGCAACGAAAAAATTCGGGGGATATTGTTTCAGGAACCCTTAAAACAGTAATGGGCTTCGTCATTCTCGGGGCAGGGGCGAATGTACTCGTTCAGTCCCTGGGTCAGTTCAGCAGCATGTTCAGCGAAGCCTTTTCTGTCGATGGCGTCATTCCTAACAATGAAGCCATCGTAGCCCTGGCGCAGGAAAGCTTCGGTACAGAGACGGCTATGATTATGCTGTTCGGTATGGTCGTCAATATTCTCCTTGCCCGCTTCAGCCCTTTTAAATATATCTTTCTTACGGGGCACCATACGATGTTCATGGCCTGTTTAATCGCCGTCATATTAACGACAGGCGGATTTTCCGGGGCAGCCCTGGTTATTTTAGGTTCCATTATCCTAGGTTCCTTAATGGTGCTATCCCCAGCCATGCTTCAGCCGTTTACTCGTAAAGTAACGGGTTCAGACGACTTTGCCATCGGGCACTTCGGTTCCTTCGGCTATTTTGTTTCCGCCCTAGTAGGAAAAGCCGTCGGCAAAAACTCCAAGTCCACCGAAGAAATTAAAGTGCCTAAATCCCTCAGCTTTCTTCGAGACACGTCCGTTTCCGTGTCTTTAACGATGACGATCCTCTTCTTTGTCGTAGCAGGAGCGGCTGGACCTGCCTTCGTTGAGGGGCAGCTAAGTGACGGACAGAATTTTCTCGTCTTCGCTTTTATGCAAGGGCTTACGTTTGCAGCAGGTGTCTACATCATTTTAGCCGGCGTCCGTATGCTGCTTGGTGAAATTGTACCGGCCTTCAAAGGGATTGCGGATAAGATTGTTCCTCATGCGAAACCAGCACTGGACTGTCCAGCTATTTTTCCATTTGCAGGAAACGCCGTAATTATCGGATTCTTTTTCAGTTTTATTGCCGGTCTTGTGAGTATGATGTTCCTGCCGCTTCTAGGGTTAAAAGTCATTGTGCCGGGACTCGTTCCTCATTTTTTCACTGGCGCAGCCGCAGGTGTGTTCGGGAATGCAACCGGTGGAAGAAAAGGGGCGATCTTCGGCTCCATGGCGAATGGGCTAATCATCAGCTTCCTGCCCGCGTTATTGCTGCCTGTTCTTGGATCACTTGGATTCCAGGGGACAACGTTTGGCGATGCCGACTTTGGAGTCGTAGGTATTATCCTTGGCAACCTGATTCGAATCATTGAATCGAATGGTATTGTTTTTGCAGCGCTGTTAATTCTGCTGGCTCTCTTGTTTTTCCTTGGTTCAAGGTCAAAAGCGAAGGAGAAAGAGCAGAATCCAGATGTCGCTTAA
- a CDS encoding MerR family transcriptional regulator, with protein sequence MAYRIGELARLIGVSEHTLRYYEKEGLVVPERGSNNIRSYTEDNKLWAEFILHMKNTGMSLEDLKKYTQLWESGEEGINGMLEILINHRVNVMEKLETYKKNLELLNTKIDFYQSNLEKNKAADLYEKFIQKKKDEEES encoded by the coding sequence GTGGCGTATCGGATAGGTGAATTAGCTAGATTGATTGGTGTAAGCGAACATACGTTGAGATATTATGAAAAAGAAGGCTTAGTGGTACCAGAACGAGGCAGCAATAATATCCGCTCCTATACTGAAGATAATAAGCTGTGGGCAGAATTCATTTTGCATATGAAAAATACGGGCATGTCTTTAGAGGACTTGAAGAAATATACACAATTATGGGAATCCGGCGAGGAAGGCATCAACGGAATGCTGGAAATTCTTATTAACCACAGGGTCAACGTGATGGAGAAGCTGGAAACCTACAAAAAAAATCTGGAGCTGTTAAATACGAAGATCGATTTTTATCAAAGCAATCTAGAGAAAAACAAGGCGGCCGATTTATATGAGAAGTTTATTCAAAAGAAAAAAGACGAGGAGGAGAGTTAA
- a CDS encoding Hsp20/alpha crystallin family protein — protein MAGLIPFNNRNRSLRKDVPGNLFNMIDDFFNDSWFPTRNPMLDTFKVDVKETEHQYFVEAELPGVKKEDIHLRLNDGRLTISVHKEENVEEKDHDTYIHKERRYDSMQRSLYLEDAKSDDVSAKLEDGLLKITVAKEDNPDNSRNIEIE, from the coding sequence ATGGCTGGATTGATTCCTTTTAACAACAGAAATCGGAGTCTTAGAAAGGATGTACCTGGCAATCTCTTCAACATGATTGACGACTTCTTTAATGATTCTTGGTTCCCAACGAGAAATCCTATGTTGGATACCTTCAAGGTGGATGTCAAAGAAACGGAGCATCAGTACTTCGTTGAAGCAGAACTTCCAGGTGTAAAAAAAGAGGATATTCATCTTCGTCTAAATGATGGGCGGCTTACCATTTCTGTTCACAAAGAAGAAAATGTGGAAGAGAAGGATCATGATACGTATATTCATAAAGAGAGACGTTATGATTCCATGCAGCGTTCCCTCTATCTGGAAGATGCTAAGTCAGACGATGTATCTGCGAAACTGGAAGATGGATTATTAAAAATCACCGTCGCTAAAGAAGACAATCCCGACAATTCCCGTAATATAGAAATTGAATAA